CAAGCCACCAAAGAAACTCCTTTCATCCAGATTACGTTTTGCCACTCTGTCAAAAGTGTTTGAAATCAGAGAGTTTATAGTTTTTGGGTCACGCAATAGTTTAGACCAGTGATTCCTAAACTCGGACCTGGGGCCCACCTGTGCAGACAGGTGTTTGTTCCAACCCCAGTTGGaatcccataattttaacaagcttaatttttcttaattaacaaaaaccagcatacatgAGGGGGGGGGACGAGTTGGGAAACCACTGGTTTACACACTAGCTAGCATAATTTGACTGTTTTATTAGCATAATGTAACTAAGAACACACTGCTGCGTGTATGGCGTGGCAAGATGGTTATGTCTATGGTCCAGTATGTCCGACAGCACTCACTTAGCACTTTGAAGCCTCTGGAATTTAATTAAGTAAACTTCAGTGAACTCCTCTGCAGGGTATTCGTCCAGTACTCGGTACTCTTCAATCGCCCCATACAGAGCAAAGAGCTGGACCAGTTCTGTCATCACGCCAATTGCTGGAACTCCTTGGACTAACAAGAAACGAGATTCCAAGTTGATGGTGTATACCTAaggtaaacagtaaacagtttTCATGTTCAAACGAGAAATTCATATTAGCATCACAAATACATGTACCAAGTCGCCAAGTTAGCTTAAACGGTAAACATTAAACAGCAAgttaactagcaagctaacgtcaGTTAGCATAAGATAGACTGATATAATATTTAGCGATCTAGTTAGCTAGGTAAAAACCCGCGATCGCATATACATACTTTGACAGCTTTGGGTCTCCTCCCTTCTCTATATTTGGGCCTTGTGTGACAAACTGTTCGTTGTTCGTGGTGTTTGTGAACTTCGACGGGGCTCCAGCTTGAACCACCACTGGGGGCTGCCATCTTCGTTTGTCAAGACAACAGCAAACAAGACAGAGCTAATCGAGTTGACCCAACAGGAAAATGGTTAGAACAATTCTCCAATCGCTATGAAGTAGAGAGGTCACGTGTCTGAATTTCATCCAATGAACAATGAGCAACAAGACAGCATCAGTAGATGCGAAGTTAACTTCAGCTAGTTAACGTTGTAGTTGCAGTGTTTTCAGTCTCGGGTAAACtggaaattgttttgtttttccagctgTAGGCATCCGGATGAAAATTTCACGATCGGCTAACAAATGATCAATGAATTTTTGATCTGTCAATTGTGTATTTGCACAGAGAAGAACACGTTACGGTCATGCTCTGTATCCAATGTAGCCTATCCAGAGTGTGTCAACCTTAATGTAAACCCTCAGCCCACCAAGGCTATTTCTGCCTGGCTAGGTTAGCGAATGAACAATGCTGGGTAGCCATGGGATTCAACCTGTCACCGTGGTGTTTAACAACTCTAAAAACTGTTTCATTCACCTTCCTTCCAACTTAGTATCACAGCTCTGTCTTCAAGAGGTAAGACATTGCCATGACACGTTATAATGTTACCTAACTAATTTTTTACGCAATCACAATAGTAAGATTTGTTCAGTTGCAGAATAATACTATGAAGCGCTTTGATAGGGGCGATCGTCTGTTGACGAATTTGTGGTTGCGTGTCAAACTCGTGTTGTCACAATGGTAACCGTGATTTTATTGTACTGACACTAAAAGTATTATTCCTCACAACAGACTCAAGTTTTAGAGCTTACCTGGGGTGTCTGTACTCCTGTATATCTAAGCTGGACGAGATGTCTGAAAAATTCAAATCGGAACGAAAACACGGTCGAGGTGAATAGGCAGCTGGGGGACAAACTTGGAATCAAAGATGGAGAGCAGGTGACTTGGCATGTTGGTGGCGATAAACGTTTTATCGTTCTATCGCTACTTTTAAATAGCATTACTAAGCTACTAAATATTAGAGCAAATTTTGTATCTTTGTtcagcatgattttttttttttaaaacacagaataaaCAGTTTAGTTCTGCTATAcgtgaaatgtattaaaaactAACGTCGGTTTGACATGATGTTGCAGGGCTTTCTGCGGCCCTGTCAGCAGGTCCTGTCTGTTCAACAGGTAATGGTGGAGCCACTGTCATCAGATGACTGGGAGATACTGGTAAGGCCCTCTTTCTCCTGAAAAAGGGATCATTTCTCTCTTCATATGACTGACTGAGAGTCCTTAGATTAATATTATAATGCCTGCATACTGTTTAagtgacatttttaaactgGTAGGACAGATACAATTGGCTCAAAACAAGTAAACGTCTCTTCTGGGATTGTAAATGGTGTGCAcctttttgtaaatatattcattttatgatCTGCATGCATCTGGGGCAATATGCCAATGTTTCGTAGTTATATGAGGTGTAGTTTACATTTCAAAGTTATATTATGTACAGGTGGACTATTGCTAACTGTGATAATGGGGATAAAGCTGACTGACCACTCCATGGGGCTGTATATACCAGTGTAGCCTTTTCGTCCTCAGGAGCTCCACAGCTCAGCACTGGAGCAGCAGCTCCTGGATCAGATTCGAGTAGTTTTCCCTGCTGGAGTGTTTCCTGTGTGGGTGAACCAACGTACTGTTATCTACATCCAAATAGGTCAGTGCGAAGTATTCCTCATGTTATCCATTTAGCTGCTAGGCACCCACAAGTACAATACAGAGTGCCGTGTACAGAAGGGTAACCACATCAATCCTACAGTGCTACAACTGCTACATTCATAAAACTGTATAAAACCCTAACAGTGACTCCGGGCATATTATTGTACCACATGTTCAACATGGCAGGTACAGGACCGAAAGACAAGTTGAAGTAGGGAGAAGGAATTAAGTCTAGACATTATTCACACACGTATTCTTGATTGTGTCCTCCTCGTGTGCTACAGCCTCCCTCTCACCGTCTGTACCTTATGGTCACCTGGAGCAGTTCACCGAGCTTGTGGTCGCACCCAAATCGCGGGAAGGGGGAgaacaccccaccacccctcgGCCCAGGCCAGCTGGCTCTGCAGACCCAAACCAGAGCCCGGGTGTGCGCAGGCAGGGGAACTTTGAGGTCCCGGAGTCCGCCCAGGGTGCCCTGCTGGACACGCCCGAGCCCGGCACGGGCGGCCTGTGGGGCGGAGTCAGCCATCTGAAGAGCCTGGTGAGGTACATGCTCTCGGGCGGCGTCAGCCCCGAGAGGGAGGCGCCCTCCGTTCCGCCTATACCCCCTCTCCTCAGGGACGGCGTATTCAGGGCGTGCAGGGCCACGCCTGTCTGTGCTGGCCACTGGGGCGGCGCCCACGGGGCCCTGCACGTCCTGCCCTGGGGCCACTGCGAGGACGCTGGGGACCGGGGCCCAACCGCCGTATCGTACGGCAGGGTCTCCCGCCTGCTCTCGGCCaaggagctgagagagagagcgaagcaGGCCtcggagaaaaagagagggagcgcggccacgccccctgctggccctgcCCCCGATGAGGCCCTGGAGCAGCCCTTAGTGGTCAAGGTGGTCTGTCACTGTGCAGAGGAGATCCTGGAGGCCCAGAACAGCAGCGGAGGGAgacagctctacagtgggaggGTCTGGGTGAGTATGCCTCCTGGGATTCTAGGCCAAACCCTCAGACCAGGTGCCCCattaaacctgttttttttttaccagatttCTATAAAACCAGATAAATATGTGCTTCAATGATGTCCATTTCTTCAAAGGTCTGTGGTGACACCACATTTAATAATCCATATATTACTTGTTGAAGTAACTCTAGAATAGAACTCTTATTTATTGCAGGGACTGACGgtatttgttgttattttacagATTCCTGAAATCTTAAGGAAGCGGCTAAATATTGATATGCACTCAGCTGTGAGAATTCAGCCAATAAAATCGACCCCTAAATTGGCTTCTGTCGTCCAACTGCAGCTGTTGCAAGAACTAGTGAGTTTTGTTAATCAGGTcttttatcatatttatcaGGCAGTCGATTATGCTTCTTTCctatatgaaattaaatgataattgtGATGCTGTGGTTCATGTGTGCAAGAACAGAAGTGTGTAGAAGACCTCCAATTCAGAACTGCTTGTAGTCTTGATATGGCCCGTAGTTTAAGTGTACTATATTGTGGAGACTTGTTGAACGCGCTTTGAATATTTGTTGGTTCTCTTCAGCAGCAGACTGAGAACGAGCTGGACGTTCAGGCAGCCTTCTTGTGTTGGCTGCATTCTCAAAATGATGATGCCCTGAGCTGTGTGACTGGTCGTTCTCATTTCatcacacttcctgtctgcgaAGGTAGGCTTTCAGCGctgcatttcagtattttaaaaagggCTTACAAGTGCACTAGTGACAATGATTGTGATCTCTGCTTATACCAGTATTGAATTTGGCGACATAGTGTATACTTTATATACAATGTAGTGTATATAGTATActttgtttgcctgttttcaCAGCATTAATATACTTGAATTGAAACTGTTTGTTAGTGTAATTAatcagcttttttccccccagaacaTCTGGAGTTTGCTTTGACTGTGTTAAAGCCAGAGTCTGAGAGTGTGAAGTCTGATGAGGTGTTCTTGTTAACTGCACGTCTGCTGCAGAAAACTAACATACAGGTAGTGGCTATGTGTTATTGGCTCTTTGATTTCACTACTCTTATTGCACAGAGGGTGCTCTAcatacattgtatttgaaaCAAGCCTGTGTTCATTATGGTTTGTACATTTCCAGGTTGTTTGGGAGCCACTGACTGTCCCTGCAAAAGCCGATGATGACACAAATTATCTGTCTTTTCCTTCGCTGGATAGTCTTGGGTAAGCCTTATTTTTTAGTCTTAATCAGGGTTAGACATCTAATTTGTTGGTTATGAATTGGGCTTGCGCTGGGTGGTTTCCTGGTAAAATACCAGTACATGATCTGGATTTCTTTAACAAATATCCAGCAGCATATTTGGCTAATATGCAAAATTTTCATACTGTCCATTGCTCTGTGCAGGGGAacctgctaagcaaataaatatataatgtataatataataaaatatataataaaatgatacattttggCTTTAAACTGGGGAATAAAGTCCAgatattcaaaaacaaagaactcAAGTGTTTCCTTGAAATTCAGAGCACAGCACTGTCTGACTCTTGCCCTCTGTCCAGGGGAATGGAGGATATCGGGGTAACGGCCTTCGAGCACATCTCCCACAGTCTGCTGGGGCGCCCCCTGTCTGAAGAGCTGGCAGCCGCAACCCCGGGGCTCAGAAACGGGGCGCTGTTGGTCACAGGCGCCGGGGTAAATACCGCCGCGCATCGGTGCTAGAGAAAGGCAGAGGTGTCCCTGGGGTGGGTATCTACTGTTTTTCAGGGACACCAAagtacaacaaataaataaaaaatgtagataATTCAGACAGTGCTCATATCCAAAcaagtggggtgggggaggggagaccaGCTTGCTCTGCATATGAGAAGATGCTGCTCAGCAAGAAAAACGAAGGGTAATCTCGGTGACGGCTTTGTGCTTTGTGCTTTGGTACTGGTAAACGTGGGCCAGCATTTACAGTCTAACTGCACTCCCGAGTGGCTCAGGGCTGAAATTGCTGTCCCCgttgcgtgtgagagagtgagcgtgcGCCATTGTGATGCCGTATGTGCGTTGCAGGGAAGCGGGAAGACCGCGTTCTCCAAAGCGCTGTGCAGGAAAGCAGCCGAGGAGCTCGACGCTCACGTGGTGGTCATCGACTGCAAGAAACTGAGAGGTAGGAAGTAGggatgttgccatggagatgatGCGCTGCCACGCTGTATCTTAGAGCCTGCATTTAGACCCgtgatgtgtgtgcgcgcgatgCTGTGTTTAGACACTATGCTTGCGATGATGCATTTTACTGCGGTTCACTATGTGATTGTGTAGCTCTGTTCTTAAGGCACGTGTGATGGTGATGCGATGTCGATGCGCGTGATGCGTTCATTGCGCTTGTGAGGAATACAGTACTCGTGAGGCTGCACTTGCGAACCTGTTTTTTCACGAGCATTGCTGCAATGATAGGGCAAATTTAtatgtgtaatgctgtgttgtGCGTAATACAGTAATGTGATGCAGCACTGTGTTTGATATAGCCCATTTCAGGGTTTGATTTGATATAGCCCATTTCAGGGTTTGATTTGATATAGCCCATTTCAGGGTTTGATTTGATATAGCCCATTTCAGGGTTTGATTTGATATAGCCCATTTCAGGGTCTGATTTGATATAGCCCATTTCAGGGTCTGATTTGATATAGCCCATTTCAGGGTTTGATTTGATATAGCCCATTTCAGGGTCTGATTTGATATAGCCCATTTCAGGGTCTGATTTGATACAGCCCATTTCAGGGTTTGATTTGATATAGCCCATTTCAGGGTCTGATTTGATACAGCCCATTTCAGGGTCTGATTTGATATACAGTAACCCATTTCAGGGTTTTATTTGATATAGCCCATTCCAGGGTCTGATTTGATATAGCCCATTTCAGGGTCTGATTTGATATAGCCCATTTCAGGGTTTTATTTGATATAGCCCATTTCAGGGTCTGATTTGATATAGCCCATTTCAGGGTCTGATTTGATATAGCCCATTTCAGGGTTTTATTTGATATAGCCCATTTCAGGGTCTGATTTGATATACAGTAACCCATTTCAGGAAAGCGAGTGGAGACGATACGGCAGAGGCTGGAGGAGGTTTTTGAGCAGGCAGCTTGGAGACAGCCTTCAGTGGTCCTTCTGGATGACCTGGATCATGTGACGGGGGCGGCTGTCTCCCCGGAACATGAGCATGGCCCAGAGGCGCTTCACCGCCTTCAGTTAGCCCAGAGTACGTGTCTCCTGTCCCATCTTCATATTATGTAAATATGCTTAAGGTTGCTCTCCCTGTAACAACctgttgcataatttatttaaataacatttcacaTTGAATTCTTTAAGGAGCAAATGTCTGCTTATTATTGTGTATGTATTATAATGGAGTAGGATTTCTGCAGAAATGTGCAAAGGCGACGTACGTTCACATAAATGTGCTGCGATACTACGTGTAGAAACCTCTTAAGAACGTCTGTGGaggtgaacaggaagtgagcgccTGTTATTTAACCCACGCTGCGTCCTCGCTCTCCCGTGTCGCTGTCTCAGGTCTGAGGGACGTGGCGGGCGAGGCCGTGCTGCAGGGCGGGCTCGTCACCCTGCTGGCCACCAGCCGCAGCGAGCACTCCCTGCACCCGTCCCTGGCGGAGGCACAGGGATCCCACCTCTTCCAGTGCTTCGCCCACATCCAGCCCTCAGACCAGGTACAGACGAGGTCTGCTCATGTCACAGGCCTGCCTATCCACAGAGGCCTGCAGTGCGTACAGTACGGCTAGCTGAATGCCTGCACGATTACAGTGACTGAGTGTGATTTTTGAAACCAGGCGTCATTGTAAGAAGTTCTTTAATAAACATATGGCCACTCATAAGTGCCAAACTAAAAAAACAGTCCAACAGTCCATTAAGCGCATAGTAAAAGACGCACAACGTTAATTATGAATTGTGCTAGAAGTACAGAGTTGTTACAGTGTAGCTCAGGAACGGCAGTTGTGGGCCTAAAGTCCTGCAGTGGGAATTCCTGCAGTCTGAGCCATTAATTACAGAGTTGGATCAATTATTCGGCTAAATTGCTGCAGGTGGTCGCATACTCAATATTTTACCGAGCTAATAAATCTGCAGGATTTCAGCACTTTGGGGAAAGAAGTGCACTTAAATTCTGCGTGTGGCTATTTAAAATCCTCTTAAAGATCTTAAGAAGAAGTGTGTTCCACTTGCTGTCTAATAGACCACAAAATTGTTTATGTTAAACCAGAGAAGAGATTTAATTAAACTCCAGCAGAGTGTATTGGCACAGTAGGTACAGCAGTAAAGTATAATCTTTTCAAAAATTAGTGCTTGGCACGCTTTAACTGAACTTTTAATTCCATTTAACTTTTTCCTGAGTTGTGAGGATTAAGTGCAGTCCTGTGCCAGTTAGTGCCTTACCGATTATATATATCATGTCTGTTGCTGTGACATCAGTGCAGTCATTTGTgatggtgtgttgtggtgtcagatatgtatttaattttttttcaagttttctaTGGTCATTCATGCTTTGTTTTGTCTTAATGTGACGTACCCAAGCGATGGCTCCAGTGGGGGACTGAGAGTGTCCGATGAGCTGTCCTTTTCGGGGAAGACGGGGGGCGTGCTctgtgcagggagagaggcGAGTGAGATGACGGTGTGTTGCAGGCGCAGCGGCGGGAGATCCTGAGCGCCGTGGTCAGGAGCAAGAGCGCGGTTTCCCCCGAGACCCTGGGTGCGCTGGACCTGGAGAGCCTGGCCAGGGAGACGGAGGGCTATCTGCCCCGGGACTTCACCCTGCTGGTGGAGAGGGCCATCCATGCCAATGCCCTGCACAGCAGGGGCAGCTCTGTGCCAGGTACTGACGGAAGAATCCCTCACACAGGCCACCCGTGTGCTGGCACTAGCGGCTGCATAAACTCCAACTAGATGACTATCAAGCTGCTTCAGCTGCCCGTCCAGCCAGCAAGCAAACAGACCGCTAGTGCCAGCACATTGGTAGTTAGCTGCCAGGCTGTCTGGCTGTATAGCAGATACGCTGACAGCACCATAGAGAGCAGGTTTTGTAATTGCAGCATCCATTTGACAACAGCATTACTGGAAGTAATTGTGTGATTTGTGCATATGGGTAATATCTGTTCCTTCTGTTAAATCTGATGAATGAAATTACCTGAGAATTCTAGGATAATTTACTCCGTTGTTCTTTTCTTGTGTTAATTACAATCAAATGAGGTCTGTTTgggtttttctgtttgtttgcttatttttcGTGGGTTTGCTTTGTCTGTTACAGAGGTGTGCTTGTCCACGTCTGACTTCCAGCAGGCCCTGAAGGGCTTCACCCCGCCCTCCCTGTGGCACGTCCGGCTCCACCCCCCCAGCGCCGTGGGCCTGGATCGGGTGGGCGGGCTTCACGAGGCACAGCAGCTGCTGATGGACACCATCCTTCTGCCCGCCAAGgtgcagcccctccccctagCTCCTCTTCAGCCACCATGGCAATGGCTTTGTGCCCTGCCGAATGGCTGGTTTCAATTCACCGCGACAAGTCTCTTAATCCTACAAAATAACGTGGATTTAATCCTCATTTACTGAGGGAACTGCATTGGTTGTGGGATGATGGCTACTGATGTGCATGTAAAAccttttctgttgcattttcaGATGCAAAGCACCTCATGGACCTAAATTGtaactcaatcacacactcactaactcacgTTTAGCAGGCTTAAAATTCTCCACAGGGGGGTGCTATTAACACGCAAGCAGCTGAACGGTGCTTCGCATCATTGACACTGTGTGTccttatttaaatatatgtgaaattaaatattaccAATGATAAAGATGTTTGGCCCACCCTGTTTGGTTTCATATCCTGTCTAAGTGAAGGGCCATAATGTGATGCTAGTGGATATCTTGTCTGCTCACGCCACCATCTTTGTGCGTTCCAGCACCCCGCGCTCTTCGCGAACCTTCCGATCCGACAGCGCTCCGGCGTGCTGCTGTACGGGGCTCCCGGAACTGGGAAGACTCTGCTGGCCGGGGCCGTGGCCAAGGAGAGCGGCATGAACTTCATCAGCATCAAGGTGCCCCCGGCCGTACTGTCCCCCCGACAGCATTCTCATTGGCCGCAACACAGGAAATGACCGCCCAAcggagctctgattggccagcacaCAGGAAGTTACAAAATATAAGTGTATCATCCAAGCAGCACTAAGATGAAATTCCAGCAGATGTGGTCAGACCTTAGGGGGGACACAGTAGTTTTGTTTCTGGTCCAGCAGTACACCAC
This region of Anguilla rostrata isolate EN2019 chromosome 8, ASM1855537v3, whole genome shotgun sequence genomic DNA includes:
- the pex1 gene encoding peroxisome biogenesis factor 1 isoform X1 — its product is MLGSHGIQPVTVVFNNSKNCFIHLPSNLVSQLCLQETQVLELTWGVCTPVYLSWTRCLKNSNRNENTVEVNRQLGDKLGIKDGEQGFLRPCQQVLSVQQVMVEPLSSDDWEILELHSSALEQQLLDQIRVVFPAGVFPVWVNQRTVIYIQIASLSPSVPYGHLEQFTELVVAPKSREGGEHPTTPRPRPAGSADPNQSPGVRRQGNFEVPESAQGALLDTPEPGTGGLWGGVSHLKSLVRYMLSGGVSPEREAPSVPPIPPLLRDGVFRACRATPVCAGHWGGAHGALHVLPWGHCEDAGDRGPTAVSYGRVSRLLSAKELRERAKQASEKKRGSAATPPAGPAPDEALEQPLVVKVVCHCAEEILEAQNSSGGRQLYSGRVWIPEILRKRLNIDMHSAVRIQPIKSTPKLASVVQLQLLQELQQTENELDVQAAFLCWLHSQNDDALSCVTGRSHFITLPVCEEHLEFALTVLKPESESVKSDEVFLLTARLLQKTNIQVVWEPLTVPAKADDDTNYLSFPSLDSLGGMEDIGVTAFEHISHSLLGRPLSEELAAATPGLRNGALLVTGAGGSGKTAFSKALCRKAAEELDAHVVVIDCKKLRGKRVETIRQRLEEVFEQAAWRQPSVVLLDDLDHVTGAAVSPEHEHGPEALHRLQLAQSLRDVAGEAVLQGGLVTLLATSRSEHSLHPSLAEAQGSHLFQCFAHIQPSDQAQRREILSAVVRSKSAVSPETLGALDLESLARETEGYLPRDFTLLVERAIHANALHSRGSSVPEVCLSTSDFQQALKGFTPPSLWHVRLHPPSAVGLDRVGGLHEAQQLLMDTILLPAKHPALFANLPIRQRSGVLLYGAPGTGKTLLAGAVAKESGMNFISIKGPELLSKYIGASEQAVRDVFQRAQSAKPCILFFDEFDSLAPRRGHDSTGVTDRVVNQLLTQLDGVEGLQGVYVLAATSRPDLIDPALLRPGRLDKSLYCPPPDQVLPPCLYCPPPDQEARLEILKALTQSVPLAGDVDLEQVASATDSFTGADLKALLYNAQLEAVHSCLGPGHLHDLGSGSDSDVSLSSMIFLNHSSGSDDSAGEGEGGLDPGELPLEDPHHNIWRLYFGSSCESELGNPSLSELNSQCLSGPNSVTHDLTGASLRDPSCYHTPVFMASLQEGYQELSHEQLELLRTDIASIKTNYRSRFTEESALTQAGPTKPALLICHAHLTSALASTRASVTRQDWRRYTELYESFGYTGSDGKSHGTAAFKPGQRVTLA
- the pex1 gene encoding peroxisome biogenesis factor 1 isoform X3, with amino-acid sequence MLGSHGIQPVTVVFNNSKNCFIHLPSNLVSQLCLQETQVLELTWGVCTPVYLSWTRCLKNSNRNENTVEVNRQLGDKLGIKDGEQGFLRPCQQVLSVQQVMVEPLSSDDWEILELHSSALEQQLLDQIRVVFPAGVFPVWVNQRTVIYIQIASLSPSVPYGHLEQFTELVVAPKSREGGEHPTTPRPRPAGSADPNQSPGVRRQGNFEVPESAQGALLDTPEPGTGGLWGGVSHLKSLVRYMLSGGVSPEREAPSVPPIPPLLRDGVFRACRATPVCAGHWGGAHGALHVLPWGHCEDAGDRGPTAVSYGRVSRLLSAKELRERAKQASEKKRGSAATPPAGPAPDEALEQPLVVKVVCHCAEEILEAQNSSGGRQLYSGRVWIPEILRKRLNIDMHSAVRIQPIKSTPKLASVVQLQLLQELQQTENELDVQAAFLCWLHSQNDDALSCVTGRSHFITLPVCEEHLEFALTVLKPESESVKSDEVFLLTARLLQKTNIQVVWEPLTVPAKADDDTNYLSFPSLDSLGGMEDIGVTAFEHISHSLLGRPLSEELAAATPGLRNGALLVTGAGGSGKTAFSKALCRKAAEELDAHVVVIDCKKLRGKRVETIRQRLEEVFEQAAWRQPSVVLLDDLDHVTGAAVSPEHEHGPEALHRLQLAQSLRDVAGEAVLQGGLVTLLATSRSEHSLHPSLAEAQGSHLFQCFAHIQPSDQAQRREILSAVVRSKSAVSPETLGALDLESLARETEGYLPRDFTLLVERAIHANALHSRGSSVPEVCLSTSDFQQALKGFTPPSLWHVRLHPPSAVGLDRVGGLHEAQQLLMDTILLPAKHPALFANLPIRQRSGVLLYGAPGTGKTLLAGAVAKESGMNFISIKGPELLSKYIGASEQAVRDVFQRAQSAKPCILFFDEFDSLAPRRGHDSTGVTDRVVNQLLTQLDGVEGLQGVYVLAATSRPDLIDPALLRPGRLDKSLYCPPPDQEARLEILKALTQSVPLAGDVDLEQVASATDSFTGADLKALLYNAQLEAVHSCLGPGHLHDLGSGSDSDVSLSSMIFLNHSSGSDDSAGEGEGGLDPGELPLEDPHHNIWRLYFGSSCESELGNPSLSELNSQCLSGPNSVTHDLTGASLRDPSCYHTPVFMASLQEGYQELSHEQLELLRTDIASIKTNYRSRFTEESALTQAGPTKPALLICHAHLTSALASTRASVTRQDWRRYTELYESFGYTGSDGKSHGTAAFKPGQRVTLA
- the pex1 gene encoding peroxisome biogenesis factor 1 isoform X2, whose protein sequence is MLGSHGIQPVTVVFNNSKNCFIHLPSNLVSQLCLQETQVLELTWGVCTPVYLSWTRCLKNSNRNENTVEVNRQLGDKLGIKDGEQGFLRPCQQVLSVQQVMVEPLSSDDWEILELHSSALEQQLLDQIRVVFPAGVFPVWVNQRTVIYIQIASLSPSVPYGHLEQFTELVVAPKSREGGEHPTTPRPRPAGSADPNQSPGVRRQGNFEVPESAQGALLDTPEPGTGGLWGGVSHLKSLVRYMLSGGVSPEREAPSVPPIPPLLRDGVFRACRATPVCAGHWGGAHGALHVLPWGHCEDAGDRGPTAVSYGRVSRLLSAKELRERAKQASEKKRGSAATPPAGPAPDEALEQPLVVKVVCHCAEEILEAQNSSGGRQLYSGRVWIPEILRKRLNIDMHSAVRIQPIKSTPKLASVVQLQLLQELQTENELDVQAAFLCWLHSQNDDALSCVTGRSHFITLPVCEEHLEFALTVLKPESESVKSDEVFLLTARLLQKTNIQVVWEPLTVPAKADDDTNYLSFPSLDSLGGMEDIGVTAFEHISHSLLGRPLSEELAAATPGLRNGALLVTGAGGSGKTAFSKALCRKAAEELDAHVVVIDCKKLRGKRVETIRQRLEEVFEQAAWRQPSVVLLDDLDHVTGAAVSPEHEHGPEALHRLQLAQSLRDVAGEAVLQGGLVTLLATSRSEHSLHPSLAEAQGSHLFQCFAHIQPSDQAQRREILSAVVRSKSAVSPETLGALDLESLARETEGYLPRDFTLLVERAIHANALHSRGSSVPEVCLSTSDFQQALKGFTPPSLWHVRLHPPSAVGLDRVGGLHEAQQLLMDTILLPAKHPALFANLPIRQRSGVLLYGAPGTGKTLLAGAVAKESGMNFISIKGPELLSKYIGASEQAVRDVFQRAQSAKPCILFFDEFDSLAPRRGHDSTGVTDRVVNQLLTQLDGVEGLQGVYVLAATSRPDLIDPALLRPGRLDKSLYCPPPDQVLPPCLYCPPPDQEARLEILKALTQSVPLAGDVDLEQVASATDSFTGADLKALLYNAQLEAVHSCLGPGHLHDLGSGSDSDVSLSSMIFLNHSSGSDDSAGEGEGGLDPGELPLEDPHHNIWRLYFGSSCESELGNPSLSELNSQCLSGPNSVTHDLTGASLRDPSCYHTPVFMASLQEGYQELSHEQLELLRTDIASIKTNYRSRFTEESALTQAGPTKPALLICHAHLTSALASTRASVTRQDWRRYTELYESFGYTGSDGKSHGTAAFKPGQRVTLA